A stretch of Anaeromyxobacter dehalogenans 2CP-1 DNA encodes these proteins:
- the map gene encoding type I methionyl aminopeptidase: MAIPLLGEQAIERTRHAGRAAAATLAHVAERLAAGVSTADIDAWVREDTARRGGHPSQLGFHGFPAAVCTSRNDVVCHGVPRAEERLRPGDIVNVDVTTRLDGFHGDTSATFCIGEVSAEARHVVEVARRCREAGVAVVRHGVRLGDVGAAIEEVARAGGCSVVREYGGHGIGKAMHGPPLVMHVGPRGQGVKLKAGMAITVEPMVNLGRPEVKLLADGWTVVTADGSLSAQFEHTVVVTRDGCEVMTGCAGRAALAPAASGLSA; the protein is encoded by the coding sequence ATGGCAATCCCATTGCTGGGCGAGCAGGCGATCGAGCGGACGCGGCATGCGGGCAGGGCCGCGGCGGCGACGCTGGCGCACGTGGCCGAGCGGCTCGCGGCGGGCGTCTCCACGGCCGACATCGACGCCTGGGTGCGCGAGGACACCGCGCGGCGGGGCGGCCATCCGAGCCAGCTCGGCTTCCACGGCTTTCCTGCGGCGGTCTGCACGAGCCGGAACGACGTCGTCTGCCACGGCGTCCCGCGCGCCGAGGAGCGGCTGCGCCCCGGCGACATCGTGAACGTGGACGTGACCACGCGCCTCGACGGCTTCCACGGGGACACCTCGGCGACGTTCTGCATCGGCGAGGTCTCCGCGGAGGCGCGGCACGTCGTCGAGGTCGCCCGCCGCTGCCGCGAGGCCGGGGTGGCGGTCGTGCGCCACGGCGTCCGGCTCGGCGACGTGGGCGCGGCCATCGAGGAGGTCGCGCGCGCCGGCGGCTGCAGCGTGGTGCGCGAGTACGGCGGTCACGGCATCGGCAAGGCGATGCACGGCCCGCCGCTCGTGATGCACGTCGGCCCGAGGGGACAGGGCGTGAAGCTGAAGGCCGGGATGGCCATCACCGTCGAGCCGATGGTGAACCTCGGCCGACCGGAGGTGAAGCTGCTCGCCGACGGGTGGACGGTGGTCACGGCGGACGGGAGCCTCTCGGCGCAGTTCGAGCACACGGTGGTAGTGACGCGCGACGGGTGCGAGGTGATGACCGGATGCGCCGGACGTGCAGCTCTGGCGCCCGCCGCGTCCGGGCTGAGCGCTTGA